Proteins encoded together in one Yersinia mollaretii ATCC 43969 window:
- a CDS encoding PTS transporter subunit EIIC — protein MAIDYALAAQEIIKYIGGDNNVINVTHCATRLRFILKDNKVVDKERLNRVKGVITVIEAGGQMQVVIGNHVGDAYQHVTRLINIDESAPIAAPKVGIVSRLIDIISSIFAPFLYPLAACGILQGIISFLAAIGWMDAASGTYRILNFVSWTGFTFLPVMVAFTAAKKFNVNPFTAVITACALISPDYMNMLTANKITTVNSADPAVQQLMHEAVNNPQVAHILNTIAGIPLSSPTLDFFGIPVQYLSYTASVIPIILMVWAMSYVQRFFERILPMVVRNLFTPMFCIAIMVPLTLLVFGPIGNLIGGAIGGVYNTLYNLSPAIAGFMVGAFWQPLVTLGVHWGITPVTVGNYATLGYDTFTGLQASAVFAMAGTMFGVYLKTRNREMKGISLSAGLTALFGITEPAIYGVALRLKKPFLCSCAAGGIGGAIAGSFNAVSWSYCLPGIAVLPVFFKEGHMTQFLGLLLSITVAFVLGAVFTWLVGFTDEPESADQSEKTAETPMAQAQMNQG, from the coding sequence ATGGCAATTGATTACGCATTGGCCGCGCAGGAAATTATTAAATATATTGGTGGCGATAATAATGTGATTAATGTCACACATTGTGCGACACGTTTACGTTTCATCTTGAAAGATAATAAAGTTGTCGACAAAGAACGGCTCAATCGCGTTAAAGGGGTCATTACCGTCATTGAGGCGGGTGGGCAAATGCAGGTGGTGATCGGTAATCACGTTGGCGATGCTTATCAGCACGTTACTCGCTTGATTAATATTGATGAAAGCGCCCCGATTGCAGCCCCCAAGGTGGGCATTGTTAGCCGCCTGATAGATATTATCTCCAGTATCTTCGCTCCCTTTCTTTATCCGCTGGCGGCATGCGGTATCTTGCAGGGGATTATCTCCTTTCTTGCCGCGATCGGTTGGATGGATGCAGCGAGTGGCACCTACCGTATTTTAAATTTTGTTTCATGGACTGGTTTTACTTTCTTGCCCGTGATGGTGGCCTTTACCGCCGCGAAAAAATTCAATGTGAATCCCTTTACCGCCGTGATTACCGCCTGTGCGCTGATCAGCCCTGATTACATGAATATGCTGACGGCCAATAAAATCACTACTGTCAATTCAGCGGACCCGGCTGTTCAGCAATTGATGCATGAAGCGGTGAATAATCCGCAGGTCGCCCATATTTTAAATACCATAGCCGGCATTCCTTTATCATCCCCGACCTTGGATTTCTTCGGTATTCCCGTGCAATACCTGAGCTATACCGCCTCGGTTATCCCGATCATTTTGATGGTTTGGGCAATGTCTTACGTGCAACGATTCTTTGAACGTATCTTGCCGATGGTGGTGCGTAACCTGTTCACCCCGATGTTTTGTATTGCCATTATGGTGCCATTAACACTGCTGGTTTTCGGCCCCATCGGTAACCTGATTGGGGGAGCCATTGGCGGTGTTTACAACACGCTTTACAATCTAAGCCCCGCCATTGCTGGGTTTATGGTCGGTGCTTTTTGGCAGCCATTGGTCACCTTGGGGGTTCACTGGGGCATTACGCCCGTCACTGTCGGCAACTACGCGACTCTGGGCTATGACACCTTTACTGGCCTGCAAGCTTCCGCCGTCTTTGCCATGGCAGGCACGATGTTTGGCGTTTACTTAAAAACCCGCAATCGTGAAATGAAAGGTATTTCACTGTCGGCTGGCCTCACAGCACTGTTCGGGATTACCGAGCCGGCCATTTATGGCGTGGCCCTGCGGTTGAAAAAACCTTTCTTATGCAGTTGTGCCGCAGGGGGGATCGGTGGGGCGATTGCCGGTTCGTTTAATGCCGTGTCGTGGAGTTACTGCTTGCCGGGTATCGCGGTCTTGCCGGTCTTCTTTAAAGAAGGGCATATGACACAATTTCTCGGGCTTCTGCTCTCTATCACCGTGGCATTTGTATTAGGTGCGGTTTTCACTTGGCTGGTGGGTTTTACTGATGAGCCAGAGAGCGCGGATCAAAGTGAGAAAACCGCTGAGACACCAATGGCGCAGGCACAGATGAATCAGGGCTAA
- a CDS encoding MurR/RpiR family transcriptional regulator produces the protein MFTYKEISALNELELIVYNYIIKNTDKVMYMTIRELADAAGVSTTTVLRFCKKMNCDGYSEFRVRFKLYLEHDDKPPVSFGISEIISYFKSINNSEFDELLDTAAAQIAATQRIIFVGIGTSGALGKYSARFFSNIGKFSTYIDDPYYPINSDMYQDAIAIILSVSGETEEIIRLANQFSLHKCKIISLTNSENSTLAKMADLNISYHMPPIVLEGQYNITTQIPVLYIIETIGKKLPQLTHQ, from the coding sequence ATGTTTACATATAAAGAAATATCCGCGTTAAACGAACTGGAATTGATTGTTTATAACTACATCATAAAAAATACCGACAAAGTGATGTATATGACCATCCGAGAGCTGGCTGATGCTGCGGGAGTTTCGACCACCACGGTTTTACGTTTCTGCAAGAAAATGAACTGTGATGGCTATTCTGAATTTCGGGTGCGTTTTAAACTCTATTTAGAACACGATGACAAACCGCCCGTCAGTTTTGGTATCAGTGAAATAATCAGCTATTTTAAAAGTATTAATAATAGTGAGTTTGATGAATTATTAGATACGGCGGCGGCCCAAATAGCAGCCACTCAACGAATTATATTTGTTGGCATCGGCACCTCCGGTGCATTAGGGAAATACAGCGCGCGTTTTTTCTCTAATATTGGTAAATTTAGCACCTATATTGATGATCCCTATTATCCTATCAACAGCGATATGTATCAGGATGCTATTGCTATCATCCTCTCCGTATCCGGCGAAACAGAAGAAATTATTCGCCTTGCCAACCAATTTAGCCTGCATAAATGTAAAATAATCAGTCTGACCAACAGTGAAAACTCGACACTGGCTAAAATGGCCGACCTGAATATCTCCTACCATATGCCCCCTATTGTCCTTGAAGGGCAATATAATATTACCACCCAAATTCCGGTGTTATATATTATTGAAACCATAGGCAAAAAACTCCCGCAATTAACGCATCAATAA
- a CDS encoding YmfQ family protein, with product MSRYSVSEYTGALQALMPMGLVWPRQPDGVQTEVLRALANAYQRSDEEAQDLLTAAFPATATAMLPEWEATVGLPDLCAIGEVDSMIQRQRAVVSKLFGIGGQSAAYFIRVAKALGYVITITQYRQACAGMSVCRDALNGEEWPFTWLITAPETTIHHAQCGLTYCRDPLRSWGNKQLECRMAVLNPSHAILKFGYIN from the coding sequence ATGAGCCGCTATTCTGTCAGTGAATATACCGGAGCATTACAAGCATTAATGCCGATGGGGTTAGTCTGGCCACGGCAGCCCGATGGGGTACAAACCGAGGTGTTGCGGGCGCTGGCGAATGCCTATCAGCGCAGCGACGAAGAGGCTCAGGATCTGCTCACAGCCGCGTTTCCGGCAACGGCGACAGCCATGCTGCCCGAGTGGGAGGCCACCGTTGGGCTGCCGGATCTCTGTGCTATCGGCGAAGTTGACAGCATGATCCAGCGCCAACGGGCAGTTGTGTCGAAATTGTTTGGTATCGGCGGGCAGTCAGCGGCCTATTTTATCCGCGTGGCAAAAGCGCTGGGTTATGTCATTACCATCACCCAATATCGGCAAGCTTGCGCGGGGATGTCTGTTTGCCGTGATGCACTCAACGGCGAGGAGTGGCCATTCACGTGGCTGATTACTGCGCCGGAAACCACGATTCATCATGCTCAGTGTGGATTGACCTATTGCCGCGATCCGCTGCGCTCATGGGGTAATAAACAACTGGAGTGCCGCATGGCGGTGTTAAATCCGTCTCATGCCATTCTGAAGTTCGGCTATATCAATTAA
- a CDS encoding baseplate J/gp47 family protein, giving the protein MPFNRPTLSELRQRNQSYIQSELKTGGNLLRFSNIGVISDADAGMAHLHYGYLDYIAQQATPYHATDEYLAAWAALKDVYRKAAMPARGAQIRFSGIAGRVIPTGRLLNRADGYQYRLDKEVDITADGNAFGEITAILPSPLDDATGGGNRGNSESGTLLTLDIAIDGVQATATALSPISGGADIESEEAFRSRMLLAYQNVPQGGNDTDYQSWALAVPGVTRCWVKRRLMGAGSVGVYIMCDDNDHDGFPQGSDGISSLESWGAVKATGDQGRVADRIYLEQPIIALVYVCAPVAQPIDFIISGIPYADNETTAAINAAIDEVFFTEGEPGGKILWSSLLLAIGEVAGTSGFIMQSPTANIELETGKIPVRGTVSYL; this is encoded by the coding sequence ATGCCATTTAATCGACCCACATTAAGTGAATTGCGGCAACGAAATCAGTCATATATCCAATCGGAGCTGAAAACCGGCGGCAATTTACTGCGTTTTTCTAATATCGGCGTGATCAGTGATGCGGACGCCGGGATGGCACATCTGCATTACGGCTATCTGGATTACATTGCCCAACAGGCCACGCCTTACCATGCGACGGATGAGTATCTTGCGGCTTGGGCGGCGCTAAAAGATGTCTACCGTAAAGCCGCGATGCCAGCCCGTGGTGCGCAAATCCGCTTCAGTGGCATTGCGGGCCGAGTCATTCCGACAGGGCGGTTACTCAATCGGGCGGACGGCTATCAGTATCGACTGGATAAAGAGGTTGATATCACCGCTGATGGCAACGCATTTGGCGAAATTACGGCTATTTTACCCAGCCCGTTGGATGATGCCACGGGCGGCGGCAACCGAGGTAACAGCGAGTCAGGGACCCTGTTGACACTGGATATCGCCATTGACGGGGTACAGGCCACGGCGACGGCGCTGAGCCCTATCAGCGGTGGTGCGGATATTGAATCCGAAGAGGCATTTCGCTCTCGAATGCTATTGGCCTACCAGAATGTTCCGCAAGGGGGTAATGACACTGATTATCAATCTTGGGCGCTGGCCGTGCCGGGTGTCACCCGATGCTGGGTGAAGCGGCGCTTGATGGGAGCGGGCAGTGTCGGGGTGTACATCATGTGTGATGATAATGATCACGATGGATTCCCGCAGGGCAGTGACGGTATCTCATCACTGGAGAGTTGGGGGGCAGTCAAAGCTACCGGTGACCAAGGGCGGGTGGCTGACCGCATTTATCTGGAACAACCGATTATCGCCTTGGTTTATGTGTGCGCACCCGTGGCACAACCCATTGATTTTATTATCAGCGGTATCCCTTATGCGGACAATGAAACCACGGCGGCCATTAATGCCGCAATTGACGAAGTTTTTTTCACCGAAGGCGAACCCGGTGGCAAAATCCTCTGGTCATCACTGTTGCTGGCGATCGGCGAGGTGGCGGGCACCAGCGGCTTTATTATGCAATCTCCTACGGCCAATATTGAGCTGGAAACAGGTAAAATCCCCGTCAGGGGTACAGTGAGTTACCTATGA
- a CDS encoding phage GP46 family protein, producing MTTDIKTVWDVDRSLGDWRTGHGGLLDGDDLHTAILLSLFTDGLARVDDAFDGDDRRGWWGDTGAASPIGSRLWLLRRQKLTSQVAIKAEDYAAQALAWLTEDGVVAAISTRAERVYPNTLRLVITYQQPGKTQSSVKFSWVWEE from the coding sequence ATGACCACCGATATTAAAACAGTTTGGGATGTCGATCGTTCGCTGGGCGACTGGCGGACGGGTCATGGCGGCTTACTGGATGGTGATGATTTACACACTGCCATTCTGCTGAGTCTATTCACTGACGGCTTGGCGCGGGTGGATGATGCCTTTGACGGCGATGACCGACGAGGCTGGTGGGGCGACACTGGGGCGGCATCGCCCATTGGATCGCGGCTGTGGTTGCTGCGGCGACAAAAGCTTACCTCGCAGGTTGCCATCAAAGCGGAAGATTATGCCGCACAGGCGCTGGCTTGGCTGACGGAGGATGGTGTGGTGGCGGCCATCAGCACCCGTGCAGAGAGAGTCTACCCCAACACACTGCGGCTAGTGATTACTTACCAACAGCCGGGTAAAACTCAATCATCAGTTAAATTTTCATGGGTATGGGAGGAGTAA
- a CDS encoding phage baseplate assembly protein domain-containing protein, producing MNDVSGQISTLYRQIKMLLGIGRVSASDDSDGVQSVQYQTPLEVHSNTPRLAEFGFSSGLPAGSDVVIGFLGGDRSSGLIIASNHPAYRHTGLKAGETVIYSQWGQFIKLTENGVIIEAHHQPVIINNATEVTVNASVKVRLNTPLLEVSGDIIDNAGSNSTTLKTLRDAYNSHNHQLKNVQSGSATLTSETPAKGVR from the coding sequence ATGAATGATGTCAGCGGACAAATCTCGACGCTGTATCGACAGATCAAGATGTTGCTGGGGATCGGGCGGGTCAGCGCTTCTGATGACAGTGACGGGGTGCAATCCGTGCAGTACCAAACGCCGCTGGAGGTGCACAGCAACACGCCACGGCTGGCGGAGTTCGGCTTCTCTTCCGGCCTGCCTGCCGGCAGTGATGTGGTGATTGGCTTTCTGGGCGGAGATCGCTCCAGCGGCCTGATCATTGCCTCTAACCATCCGGCTTATCGCCATACCGGGCTAAAGGCGGGGGAAACCGTGATCTATTCCCAGTGGGGGCAGTTTATCAAACTAACCGAAAACGGGGTGATCATTGAGGCCCACCATCAACCCGTCATCATCAATAACGCCACGGAGGTGACGGTCAATGCCTCAGTCAAAGTCCGGCTGAACACCCCGTTACTGGAGGTTAGCGGCGATATCATCGATAACGCGGGCAGTAATTCTACCACGCTGAAAACCTTACGTGACGCCTATAACAGCCACAATCATCAACTCAAAAACGTACAGTCGGGCAGTGCCACTCTCACCAGTGAAACACCCGCGAAGGGGGTGCGATGA
- a CDS encoding phage baseplate assembly protein yields MSDDLTLEVGGRAITGWSKVQVTRSIEKLPSSFELSLMDRYPASEGQQWVNPGDRCVVKLGKDIVLNGYIDSWDSSITVNTHEVSAKGRSQCQDLVDCSAEWPNSVISQSTALQIAQKLAAPYGIKVTSDIADMTVVPQFTLNWGDTAQAVIERVTRWAALLYYDQPDGHLYLTRVGTRQAASGVAQGVNILSASLHTDINQRFIDYTGVSLSSNAITRRAASGGNNTSALVRTQDTALAEQFPDRHRHQIIIVESTMNSANLVKDSLDWAINRKNGRSKVLKVQVDNWRDRNQQLWEVNSLIPITIPALGLKDELWLLAEVIYVKDAKGTVANMTLMPPAAFAIQPNKTK; encoded by the coding sequence ATAAGTGATGACCTCACACTGGAGGTAGGCGGCAGGGCAATCACCGGCTGGAGTAAGGTTCAGGTGACGCGCAGCATTGAAAAGTTACCCAGCAGCTTTGAGTTATCACTAATGGATCGCTATCCCGCCAGTGAGGGGCAGCAATGGGTCAACCCCGGCGATCGCTGTGTGGTGAAGCTGGGCAAAGACATAGTGCTCAATGGCTATATCGACAGCTGGGATAGCAGCATCACCGTCAACACCCATGAGGTCAGCGCCAAGGGACGCAGCCAATGTCAGGATCTGGTGGATTGCTCCGCCGAGTGGCCTAACAGTGTGATCAGCCAATCCACGGCATTGCAAATTGCGCAAAAATTAGCCGCACCTTATGGCATCAAGGTGACCTCTGATATCGCCGACATGACCGTCGTGCCGCAATTTACCTTGAATTGGGGGGATACGGCGCAAGCGGTGATTGAGCGAGTGACTCGCTGGGCGGCGCTACTCTATTACGACCAGCCGGATGGTCATTTATATCTGACTCGCGTTGGCACCCGTCAAGCGGCCAGCGGGGTGGCGCAAGGCGTCAATATTCTCAGTGCCAGCCTACATACTGATATCAATCAGCGCTTTATTGATTACACCGGGGTATCCCTCTCCAGCAACGCGATTACCCGACGGGCCGCGTCCGGTGGCAATAATACGTCGGCCTTGGTCAGAACGCAGGATACCGCGCTGGCTGAACAGTTCCCCGATCGCCATCGTCACCAAATCATTATCGTCGAAAGCACCATGAACTCCGCGAATTTGGTCAAAGATAGCCTCGATTGGGCTATCAATCGCAAAAATGGCCGTTCCAAAGTGCTCAAGGTGCAAGTGGACAACTGGCGTGATCGAAATCAACAACTGTGGGAAGTCAACTCACTGATTCCTATCACTATCCCGGCTTTAGGGCTGAAAGATGAATTGTGGCTGCTGGCCGAGGTTATTTATGTCAAAGACGCCAAAGGGACAGTGGCGAACATGACATTGATGCCGCCTGCGGCCTTTGCTATTCAGCCCAATAAAACCAAATGA